One genomic segment of Planctomycetota bacterium includes these proteins:
- a CDS encoding 6-phosphofructokinase, whose amino-acid sequence MTKRIAIITPGGDAPGVNACIRALVRQGISHDFTMIGVYRGYEGLINGEIASLDRRSVSGIIHHGGTILKSTRCSEIQTPMGLRKAIASIRRHRLDYLIVIGGDGSFTAGLKIAKSGIPVIGIPASIDNDIYGTDETIGFDTAVNTAVEAIDKIRDTATSFDRIFLVEVMGREHGFLALSVGVASGADFIIIPEVKYDINRICTELVKDKAGKKTSEIIIFAEGAGRIMDVAKKIETKTKVPVRVSVLGYIQRGGAPSARSRILGSMFGAYAIGLIKQGLKNRAVVMQNNCITHIPLEKAVRGRKRINRKFHTLAKNLST is encoded by the coding sequence GAATCAGCCATGATTTTACCATGATAGGCGTTTACCGCGGATACGAAGGATTAATCAACGGAGAAATCGCCTCTCTTGACAGGCGTTCGGTCAGCGGTATTATTCACCACGGCGGAACAATCCTTAAAAGCACCCGGTGCAGTGAAATCCAAACACCGATGGGGCTGCGAAAAGCGATTGCTTCCATAAGAAGACATCGCTTGGATTATCTTATTGTCATCGGCGGCGACGGCTCTTTTACCGCCGGCCTTAAGATTGCCAAAAGTGGGATACCGGTCATCGGCATACCGGCCAGCATAGATAACGATATCTACGGCACGGATGAAACCATCGGCTTTGATACCGCCGTCAATACCGCCGTCGAAGCGATTGATAAAATAAGGGATACCGCGACAAGCTTCGACCGCATTTTCCTCGTGGAGGTGATGGGCAGGGAACACGGCTTTCTGGCATTATCCGTAGGCGTGGCAAGCGGAGCCGATTTTATCATTATCCCGGAAGTAAAATACGATATCAACCGGATATGCACCGAACTCGTAAAAGACAAAGCCGGCAAGAAGACATCGGAAATAATAATCTTTGCCGAAGGCGCCGGCAGGATAATGGATGTAGCTAAAAAGATTGAAACTAAAACGAAAGTTCCGGTGCGCGTTTCTGTCCTAGGATATATCCAACGGGGCGGCGCACCTTCTGCGCGCTCACGTATTTTAGGCAGTATGTTCGGCGCTTATGCCATCGGATTAATAAAACAGGGACTCAAAAACAGGGCGGTGGTCATGCAAAACAATTGCATTACACACATACCTCTTGAAAAGGCAGTCCGCGGTCGAAAACGCATAAATCGGAAATTTCACACCCTCGCAAAAAATTTATCCACATAA